Genomic window (Diabrotica undecimpunctata isolate CICGRU chromosome 6, icDiaUnde3, whole genome shotgun sequence):
ctcCAAAAGCTATTCACAAAAATCTGCTACAGTAaaaactaaccgagatttaaaattccatcgcgtctgataaactgttggcatttttttcgaaacaaactattctaaaacattagtccgtttaggcgagcttgagaaaaatgaagcaaatccgcttaaactggaaaaaaaagacgacattctttaatttttttacatgtatcctgAAAAACTAATTCATTCTATGCGCatgacagtgagtaaataaagcttgTGGTGCAATAGTTTTACCTTTTGCCTGGAGACCATTcaattcaccagacatcacggcagcgccgtcataagtttgccctaccaatttatttttaatatcaaaaaattttaatctgtcctttaaaacactaaaaatatattctgccttatggcttttactcacgtatgtaaaacctaaaaacctctcatagatattaccacgtaacgcgtatcgaacaacaattgataattgtgaatgacatAATATGTGGGTAGTTTTATCTACTTCTagtgaaaagcaaatggtttcctgaatctcagattcaataacgttactcaaaatgtaactaattgattctTTTAATTCATTCTGGATTATTTTAGTACACCGCTAAATGTCTtcgaatcagaaagtaaattagaaacaacttaaaaaaattacaatctcAATTAATCTCcgtaaaactgcgtgattattttttacaatttcgttatgtttaataCCATTTTTGCGTTGGGCATTATCTAATGAaccatagatattttgttttccaaataaatctaatttaatctggctgtttcatgtttatgtaaagccctaaataattcctttaaattattgtaaccagattcacaccacggATTTTGATGTTTACCCCTATTTGTtgaaaataaaatgcaaggccaacagaaaagtttgttttttatttcactcccggtAAGCCGTGATTACTTGCTAtaccaattatctgaaaatgatctattacttccCTTACCCGCACTAATACTTATAAGCCGGGACATTTTAGGCAAAGGGCGCCCCTTATTTTTAACaacaatttgttcttcgtatggaatagataaaaaaccattttgcaaaatataatttacaatatcagacttatcaatacttacagtttctcccatagcttgcattttttaggttaatttacctgcatttgtttacactttaatttaaaaaaaaaaacttctaatatgtcaaaaaaccctttaacctttaactatttacggcagacgtaacgtatcacagtattactttagaaaataaaaataaatcacagaAAGAAAGGCTAGTTCGTGCACTGAATATCACTTCACTCTATTAATTACGTTCTTATatgaaataacatttcatcccgcgCTCGCAATGTACAGTTAGCGGCCAATCACTAATCGAAATGAAgcatcggcaaatttaaatttgccgtacttggtaattaaattcatatggaaagaaatgtatgtttggttgctaatcaactaatattccgttgatttttacaagtaaatcgtCAAGGTTGGGATCGGCTTGCCGAAAACCCAAAACGTGCCTTTTTAAGAATTCACAGGCGGATGGATGTCTCCGATATCGGATCATTAATTTAAAAAGTGTCTtacgcagggatcacttaacgctcagattggacgaatgtttttaaaaaccatgaataaagTTTAGTCTGGTCGTATtggtcgaattcttttaaaaaccatgaataaaatatAGTCTTTATTgtctcacagatattttttttatttcacaaaaacaaatgacatcaactgattacctgccacaattaattattgaaatactgattaaattaaataccGGCCGCCACTGGTTtagatataataattttattacgttGTTTGTTAAAATTccgttaaaattttgttaaaataaaagtttgtcAAAAATATTATCAAAGTAATATAAAATGCGGACTTTGTAACACAAAAAATGAAGGATTGAACACAAACAAAATTATTGGATGATAGCTACTAGAGTCAAATCAGAAacctatattaataaaaataaatcgccGAAATTTCTGTACTAGCTTGACTTCACCATGACTGCACCAAATTAAATAATTCATTTTTTGTTATGTTTGTCATTATTAGGAGAAGGTttgtgtaaaagataattttcaaaaaatttaaaccttgaaaatagtttttctctaattttaaatcgcaatataatTAGTAGATGGCGCCATACTATGACTATCAAAGGAAGCTAagatttttcttcttcctcttgacTGGCTAAACATTTCTGGTTAAGCCAGCTTTTTGACTGGTctctcaaaaaacactgtctttagcaCTATATCTTCCTTTGATCTTACCACATGACCTGCTAATCTTATCCGGTTAGCTTTTCTATGTCTAACGATGTTTTTAGTACCATagagagtcaccaattcagcattgagGCGCCTTCTCCACTCTCCtgtcaattcatctctttgaATTGACATCATCCatatcgactacttggaaaaaggaaaaaaaaaataatggtgagtactacgcaacattattggatcgattcgatggcGAAGTGagtcgaaaacgccccggtttaaaacgcaaaaaagtgctcttttaccaagacaatgcaccggctcaccgatcggccatcgccatggcaaaattacacgaattgggctatgaattggttgaacacccaccgatttccccagatcttgccgccagcgattttttcctgtttcgaaacctaaaaaaatggttcggaggacgccgtttcgcaacaaatgatgaagtcgtcgctgaaacttcgggctattttgaagagctcgagcaaaagtactattcggatgggagaaaaaaattggaacatcgtcttactaagtgcaTCATGCTagaaggggactatgttgagaaataaatcgatttaattccacaaaacttgttttttttatcAAGGGCTAGTTTTATATTAATCCACCCTCGTAATAAGTTTGGAAATGTTTCGGGCAGGAGGATGTTCGTGCTAACCCCCGCGGTAATCCCCGCGCCAATCACCACTCTAACCCTCACGTCAACCTCCACTCAAACTACGTCACCATTGACGGTATAAATGGGCCGTCCTTTATTCTCAgtggcagtaatgcattggttagtgatcagtgtagtagtatctgggggctcgggagactgaggcCTCGGAAAACCTAAAGAAGACAttaaagaggatgtcgaaaactcggcgcaatgataatcgacgcggtttaacccggaagactgttgagtttaatattaattcttgtaatagtattaatcttagctctaggtttaattgtactaaccgcggaaatatTTTGGAGCCCATGGAAAAAGGGGGAGAATGAAGTGCCAGCGGATGCACAACATTTGCTAGatgtgagaacctggagaagatcggcgcgggaccggccaggttggaggcatagtttgagGGAGGCCAAAGCTGGATTTGACCAGTAGCGCTATTGAAGAGAGAAAGAGCGGTAAGTCAGAAACTATTTAAACAGAATAAAATAgagtaaattaaaacaaaataaaataatataaaatgaaaataaaatagaaaaaaaatagagtaaaatacaataaaataaaataaaactaaaataaaaaaatagagtaAATAGAGAGTAAATAGAGAAATAAATAGAATACAGTAAAttgatataaaattaaaataaaataaaataaaattataagaatataaaatagaataaaatagagcaaaataaattaaaataatatgaaacaaaagcAAATAGATTAAAATAGATTAGaataaaatggaagaaaataaaataaaattaaattaaaataaaataaattcaaatagactaaaataaagtaaaataaaataaaatagagaaaacgaaataaaatgcaataaaataaactaaaataaaatacaataaaacaaaataaaatcaaataaattgtattaaaataaaatcttaaatttgaTCCTGGATGCTCCGGGATGGACAAAAAacacattactattttttttagtatatttatttactattttaatgttattggcAAGAATCAAATCGCAGTAGCCCTAGCGTTGGCTTGGTCTGGAATATCTGCAACTTTATTAGAAGGCGTATGAATTGGACAttgaattttctttgaaattaccattaaaaataaaaaataatgagaCAACAAATTGCAACATCGCCAAAAATAGAGCAGTACCAAAGATTTTACAGGTATGCATTTAATCGTTATGGATAGATGTAGATTGACTCACAAGAAGTCATTACAGAGACTGGGCAGAACTTTGAAAGATATTCTTGActaccaaaaatatttttaatgaagccATGATTCTATTGTCAGACTGTaccttatttaaaaattattcccCAAATAACTGCTGCGAACGAACTAAACGCATGCCTAACATCATCCAATTTGTAGCGGCATGTAAAGGCGCTTCAAAAGGACAAATAACATGCGAGTGTTTTTGGAACAAGATTTGGAACAAGTGCAGTTGTGTTTTagaagcagttgttagatattgGAAATGGTATAGTCGCTATTGACACTTCGACCGGATTCTTTTTATTACCTAGCAATTTCTGTTACTTAACAGAACAGGCTCAATAGAAGCTTATTGAACtttgatacattatttaattttaagccgGTGCGAAGTTCAGCGGGCCAGCTAGTATTGaataaataaagcaaataaaataaattataaataatttgccAAAAAGAGAGCCACCGGATTCTTTTTTATATAGCTTCTTCAAATTGGAGAAAAGaagacaaaatatatataaaaaaaaattaaatataaaacataGGCCGACGAAAAAAATTATCATTAACCAAAATTCGTGTATAAATAGGGGAGAGGCTGGAACAGTGGCCAGTCAGGTACAGTGgccacttttaaatattttgttgttgtttgatAGATACAGACGCGCCATCTAATTGAAACGCTATCAATTTTAGTCACAGTAGTCGCTTACTACGCTTGACCCCTACATCATCGTTTCTAGAACCATTTTGTATACGAACCTGTTGAGAGGTGTGTTGTGTAGAAGTAGTAGGTAAGTTTAATTATCTTTTtaactaataataatatacatattaaatgCTCTGTATGTGTTGTGATATACAGTATAGTATTTGAAACTTTCAGGTGATGCAAATTATGATCTATCTTCAAAGTAGTAGATTTTAGGTTATGCCTCCTAAACAATGAGCTTTTGGTACAGTGGTCACACAAAAGTGGTGGCCACTGTTCCTACATATGTTTGTAAAAAGCAGTGGTCATTGTTCTTCCcgcaaaaaatatcaaaaataattttgtttcagaTAGTAATATGCCacggaaaataccaaaaaatcccGGTATTGGAAAAACTACATATGAAAATACGAGAAAAGCGATTTATGATGTTCGGGAAGGTGGATTATCACAAAAGGCTGCTGCTTTAAAATACGACATTCCACGCACTACGTTTAGGAGATATATTAAAAAGTgcaacgaaaataaaaataatatagattgGACTTCAGATGTTCTTGACGGAGCTCCAAGATTGACCCCAAATTATAGTATCAATCAAATTTTTTCTTTAACCGAGAAAAAAGAACTGAGTAATTATTTACAGACGATGACCAAACTTCATCATGATCTTAATCCGAAAGGTGCCAGACAACTAGCTTATGATATGGCAATTGCTAACAGGAACAAAATACCTTCATGGAAAGAAAACAAGATGGCAGGCAAGTTTTGGTTTACAAGTTTTATGAAACGAAATTTAGAATTATCATTACGACCAGCAGAAGCAACTTCACTAGGTAGGGCAATGCGGTTTAATCGACCAATCgttgtaaatttttttagttttaagaaGATTTATGAAAAATATGCATTAACATCTAGTCAGGTACTGATGTCAGTATTGACGAAACAGCACTAACAACTGTGCAAGATACAGGAAAAGTAATAGCGAAAAAGGGACAGAAACAAGTATATAGCTTCAAATAAAAGAGGCACTTTGGTAACCATATGCAATGCAATAAATGCTATAGGTAATTCGATTCTGCCGTTTTTAGTGTTCCCtaggaaattttttaaagattatatagTTAAAAACGCACCTTCAGTCCCAGAGGTGTGCTGCACCATCTGGATGGATGACAGCAGAATTGTTTGAACAGTGGATGATACATTTTGTCAAACATACTAATCCTAAAAAGGAATCTCCCATTTAACTAATCATGGATAACCATAAGAGCCATGTTTCTTTAGCATCTATTAAATTtgctaaagaaaataatataatcttGTTGACTTTGCCGCCACATACGCCACATCGCCTTCAGCCACTAGATAAAGTTGTATTTGGTCCTCTGAAGAAATATTTCTCACATGGTTGTCAAAATTGGTTATTGAAAAATCCTGAAAAGAGAATAACAATCTACGACATAGCAGAGATTTTGAGCGACGCTTATCCACTTGCTGTCTGTCCCAAAAATGTGGTATCAGCTTTTAAAGCTATTGGGCTATTTCCATTCAATGATAACATTTTTAATGACGATGATTTTATAGCTTCAACCATAACAGACATGCTAAACATACATTAAGAAGAACAATAACCAAATAATTCAAATGTTAGCGATATACCACAAATGGACAATCAGCTCCCTTTAACATCAACTTGTCCAGATAAAATaccagaaacaaatcaaaaacatCCATCGGAAATAACACCTGAAAAGAAAACTGTTTCTTATAAAGCAGTGGCAACTTCCAAGGACAAACCCGAAAATCGCTTTATTTCCCCTGTATTACTGCAATCATACCCTAAAGCTACCTTattgtcattaaaaaaaaacaaaggaaaaagaagaatacTTAAATTTTAGCTGATACACCAATTTATAAAAGAATAGAAGCGGAAAAAGCAGAATGAATATCAAGGCAAAGTAGAGTGAAGAGAGTTAAGaaaacagtaaaaagaaaaattgataGTTCAAACAAGTCGAATAGaagtaatgcaaagaaaaataaaagcataCCAAGTGATGACAGTAACAGTGATATTGAATTGTCTGATGTCGTGGATTCCGACGATGTTAGTCTATTTTCAGAAGTAGATGAAATTTCTGAGGAAGGCATATCCTCACGAATGGTGGAATTGAATTCATTTGTTCTCGTGAGGTTTCAAACAAagaaaacttcaaaattttatgttGCATAAGTTACAGAAGTTTTTTCTTCTGGTCAAAAATACAATGTAAATTTTCTAAGGCATCACGGAATACAGTTTTCATTTCCTACAGTTACAGATTCTACCACAATTACAAAAGAAGATGTTGAACTCATTTTAACCCAACCAAAAAGTGCTGGAGCAACACaacgaacagcaaatttgttAACTTTTAAAGCTGATTTATCAtcttataatatttgttaaagattaatattacttttatttttttatgaataatataactaaaaattaatataagaATTGCAAGTAATGATCACTGTACCTTACCTTTGTGGCCACTGTACCATCTAGTTTGGTATAGTGgccacattttttgaaaaaacaaaattagttacTCCTGCACAACCTGTATTTTTTTTACagagtacatttttaatttaccaaGTGTTTTGACGTTGTTTGAGTTGATACTCATTAATAtattatgatttatattaaaattatcttgAATTTACTCGAAAGGTGGCCACTGTACCAGCCTCTctcccttatatatatatatatatatatatatatatatatatatatatatatatatatatatatatatatatatatatatatatatatatatatatatatatatacaatatccTTGAATCAGGATATTCTTCGTCATCCAGGTTCATACGTCCCTTACATTTTTCCCTAAATAATTACGTGTAATTTATGTTTGGGATTTGTCGTCACGTAAGCAACGTACTCCAATTTTCTCTGCTTAGTAGTATTCAGAACCTCTCTTTTTGGATTTAGACGCCATAAAACTGCTTCGTTTGTCACACGCTGCATCCGCCACATACTTACCATTTGGTGGTACGCTCACACCTCAGAAGCCACTATTTTTTTGCACATTGTTTTAGTGAGAGTCCATGATTCTATTCcgtatatcagaagacaaaacaACGTAATAAACGCATTCTTAAAGAAACTCTTAGCGCTCTGTTGGTTAATATCTATTGCATCGGCTTTAATGATGTTCTAGCTTGCTAATGTCacaatatattaataattctcCGATAATATTTTGCTCGCCTATTGATCTTGCAATCATACGTAAAAATATAATACTGTTTAGAATATTCGTGATTATTGCCAAATTTACACTCACTTCCTATGGTATCTTAGTGCAGTTTATCAGTTTTAAATTTTAAGATCATGAAAAAATTACCGGTTATTTGCAGGCTTTTCTTCGCGGACCATTTTCAGGCGGGCCAAATTTTAGAGATAAGATTTGCTATTGGGCCGCACAacatttttttggttatttattgTAAACAAGAAATAACTGTTTTTTAAAGAATATGCAACAAAAATGAGAATCATAAACATATTTATGAGATTACACatacgaaaaataaaaataataaaaaataaacaaaatgtaataaattttGGTGAAGCATCTGATTATATTTCCCAGAAATACGTGCATCCATGTTGatattgattgatgttattgctATCCGTAAATAGTTTTCTAAATGATAATTAGTAATATTAGTTCTCATTTGAGATGTAATATGCTTCATTCGACCAAAAAGCTGTTCACATCTGTAGGTGTTTCCAAATCATCAATTTACCATGTTTAATATTTCTCCGTGCGTAAATATGTTTTCTAAAACTCTTCTAAACAACCTGATAAAATTTGTCCTCTAACTGGGTATCACAGCAAATTTCACAATGTTCCATTTGTAAAATTCCTGGCAATAAATTAACGTCTACGAAGAATGATGTTGCAAATGCAACAAAAGCACACGATGCTTTTTTTCTATCGATAGGAATCGGTTTTTAAATTCCAAGTTCAAGTCGGATATTTACGAAGCGTATTTATTCGCCGCCATTTGTGTGACTTCTGGCTGCAACGACCATGTAGAAAAGTAATTGAAGGTTTTTTTCCTCAActgttgtaacatttttttatataattaaaatattaattatttttattccttttacccccgtgatgatacgcttatgttcggtttaccgtcttcaaaattttattgaatgcccggaatttccttgcgtccgaaaggtttttaatcctttccgtcttaatccgggtcttttatgatagatttgtaaatattccgaaggcccgtatagtaatttttctgtaaagacccaatctcgggatttcatattttatcacgTGCCAAATTACCTCGAACTTTCCAATAGCCGTTATAACCTtatcttctcagaaatacatacaactgGCCTATGATTTTTGAGGGGAGATATCCCTTCTTTTTCTTAGgtaatttggtaaaattttagaggaaccaagtcacttctcggtgggcactcgtagagaaaacaacttatcggtgggcatccgtcgagttaagacgcttagttcacaatatcgtatctgctaccttaccgtctctgtgcattttctttataagtgtgtatacacttgcttattagagttttttttatcttacactatattagtttaagtatagttgtaaagcaccttcaagggtaaataaattcagtgtttaataccagtacagtattaacttcagtgaattaaagcagcagccttcaggaataattactgtaagtgacataattttaatatctccacctatctgggcaagtaacatggtatagcatcatatcatctcccattatctggacgtatcgaacgatcatacatgtcttcaaatgtaattgagagtagctactgaattttgcagtcaattaaagaacattctatatttttttttgttacgaaccaaataatcgacttaaccaagtgcggtttggttaaatttttatgttttcacgtcagtaaacttttttgtatttttgttaatttaaattttattaatttttgttatcttttgtgttttttataatttgtattcaattttattggctataatatctcgagattcgccaaaactttatttgtgcatgcttgtgttatacttatatctttgtaagggtattttttaattatctttctgctattttttttataggtatacctaccaccattttatagttgttggtgtatttttattacttgggttgcattcagcagcgtcgtaattttattgttgtttaatatattgttattgttttatgtatgtatttaatttgtcgactcctaacaaagttccctgatatatttgctttttacctttaaatataactacacctttgaccagtagaaagatcaggcttattaagtttcgtaggtaagtaagtgtaatacctaatatatttatttttttgtttatgtagagtgttgaccaaatttatttagtaattaactgtgatatcttttcttgggtttgatctctgaacctaaatatctttcgttatctcttttcttttctaaggtttcttaattttctccttaaaccccaaaaaattaagtggcgccctgttccctatcttatcttatctttggtaattttacccatctatctttttgttcatttctgtatcttttccaatatctcttatcgtatatttacttattttgtccgttggacccattcctggtttcaaaagctagtttcgaacccacgactcgctctccaccaaccatctggctgccgtccgcagtgtctccattggtgacctttctagcaccatccaaaaaaggtttctgaGGTTACACTGTTGTTCCCAAAGCCCAAGTTTTATTTGGAATGCGGAAATAAGATCATACATGTTATTAATTAGTAAATCTTTTgtttgtaaataagtattaacCACATACAGATGGCTAACCATATCGACCAGAAAT
Coding sequences:
- the LOC140444576 gene encoding uncharacterized protein; its protein translation is MDNHKSHVSLASIKFAKENNIILLTLPPHTPHRLQPLDKVVFGPLKKYFSHGCQNWLLKNPEKRITIYDIAEILSDAYPLAVCPKNVVSAFKAIGLFPFNDNIFNDDDFIASTITDMLNIH